A window of the Gossypium hirsutum isolate 1008001.06 chromosome A05, Gossypium_hirsutum_v2.1, whole genome shotgun sequence genome harbors these coding sequences:
- the LOC107958568 gene encoding E3 ubiquitin-protein ligase WAV3 isoform X3: protein MELGQGHAIFTAECSHSFHFHCIASNVKHGNQICPVCRAKWKEIPFQRPASHLPNGKSRINPADWPRDDAWAVRRLPSPRLDSTRHVSSLFQASEPGIFDDDEVLDQQQENPQQNVFEKDASKNNSIGGIEVKTYPEVSAVPRANSHNNFAILIHLKASHTSGGLNSRNQTIFSPSTQNSRAPVDLVTVLDVSGSMAGTKLALLKRAMGFVIQHLGPSDRLSVIAFSSTARRLFPLRRMTETGRQEALQAVNSLTSNGGTNIAEGLRKGAKLIVDRKWKNPVGSIILLSDGQDTYTVSSPSGSHSQTDYKSLIPPSIQRNGGTGLRVPVHTFGFGADHDAASMHSISEISGGTFSFIEAEGVIQDAFALCIGGLLSVVVQEACVKLECAHPNLLINLIKAGSYRTSVTADAKAGSVDVGDLYAEEERDFLVTVNVPVDESCDEMSLLKVRCIYRDPISKGMVSLEEDNEVKIQRATVIGQPIVSMEVDRQRNRLRAAEAMAEARAAAEHGDLTGAVSLLESCRRALSETISARSGDRLCVALCAELKEMQERMANRRVYESSGRAYVLSGLSSHSWQRATARGDSTDSTSLVQAYQTPTMTDMVTRSQTMFFGNPPQRKLRQAQSFPARPHPR, encoded by the coding sequence ATGGAACTAGGGCAAGGCCATGCCATTTTCACAGCAGAATGCTCCCATTCTTTCCACTTTCACTGTATAGCTTCTAATGTAAAACATGGAAATCAGATTTGTCCAGTTTGCAGAGCAAAATGGAAGGAAATACCCTTTCAGAGGCCTGCTTCTCATCTTCCCAATGGAAAATCAAGAATCAATCCAGCAGATTGGCCCCGGGATGACGCCTGGGCTGTTAGACGCCTACCTTCCCCTAGGTTAGATTCAACTAGGCACGTTTCTTCACTATTCCAAGCCTCTGAGCCAGGAATCTTTGATGATGATGAAGTCCTCGATCAGCAGCAAGAGAATCCTCaacaaaatgtttttgaaaaggaTGCTTCGAAGAATAATTCCATTGGAGGAATAGAAGTTAAGACATATCCCGAAGTTTCAGCCGTTCCAAGAGCTAACAGTCACAATAACTTTGCCATACTAATCCATCTCAAGGCTTCCCACACAAGTGGAGGGCTAAATAGCAGAAACCAAACTATATTTTCCCCCTCAACTCAAAATTCTCGTGCCCCAGTTGACCTTGTCACTGTCCTTGATGTTAGTGGTAGCATGGCCGGTACCAAGCTTGCATTGCTAAAACGAGCTATGGGTTTTGTGATACAGCACCTTGGACCCTCCGACCGTCTGTCTGTAATAGCATTCTCTTCCACAGCCCGTCGCCTCTTTCCTCTTCGTCGGATGACTGAGACCGGACGGCAAGAAGCGTTGCAGGCTGTTAACTCTCTTACTTCAAATGGTGGGACAAATATTGCTGAAGGGCTTAGGAAAGGTGCGAAGTTGATAGTAGATCGGAAGTGGAAGAACCCGGTTGGAAGCATCATACTGTTATCGGATGGGCAGGATACTTATACTGTCTCAAGTCCTAGTGGATCTCATTCCCAGACCGATTATAAATCACTTATTCCTCCCTCGATTCAGCGCAATGGTGGGACAGGTCTCCGTGTCCCTGTGCACACCTTCGGGTTTGGTGCAGATCATGATGCTGCTTCAATGCATTCGATTTCTGAAATATCTGGGGGCACCTTTTCTTTCATAGAAGCCGAGGGTGTCATCCAAGATGCTTTTGCTCTATGCATTGGAGGGCTTTTAAGTGTGGTAGTGCAGGAGGCATGCGTTAAACTGGAGTGTGCTCACCCAAACTTGCTAATCAATTTGATAAAGGCTGGGAGTTATCGAACCAGTGTGACGGCTGATGCTAAAGCTGGTTCTGTTGATGTAGGAGACTTGTATGCTGAAGAAGAAAGAGACTTTTTGGTGACAGTCAATGTTCCAGTAGATGAATCCTGTGATGAGATGTCATTGCTGAAGGTTAGATGTATTTACAGAGACCCCATATCAAAGGGAATGGTGTCATTGGAAGAAGACAATGAAGTAAAGATCCAGAGGGCAACAGTAATAGGACAGCCAATAGTGTCAATGGAGGTAGACAGGCAGCGAAACAGGCTCCGCGCTGCAGAGGCAATGGCTGAGGCAAGAGCCGCTGCTGAGCATGGTGATCTAACTGGTGCAGTCTCTCTGCTCGAGAGTTGTCGCAGGGCTTTATCAGAAACAATTTCTGCACGGTCTGGTGACAGGCTATGTGTTGCATTGTGTGCTGAGCTAAAGGAGATGCAAGAAAGAATGGCAAACCGTCGTGTGTATGAGTCATCTGGAAGGGCTTATGTTTTGTCAGGTTTGAGCTCACATTCCTGGCAAAGAGCGACTGCACGAGGCGATTCCACCGATAGTACAAGCCTGGTTCAAGCTTACCAGACCCCTACCATGACAGACATGGTGACTCGTTCCCAGACCATGTTCTTTGGGAACCCACCGCAGCGAAAGCTTCGACAAGCTCAGTCATTCCCAGCCCGTCCACACCCAAGGTAA
- the LOC107958568 gene encoding E3 ubiquitin-protein ligase WAV3 isoform X2, whose protein sequence is MLQRMIWNNANVVKKEFDMKTCSICLTSMELGQGHAIFTAECSHSFHFHCIASNVKHGNQICPVCRAKWKEIPFQRPASHLPNGKSRINPADWPRDDAWAVRRLPSPRLDSTRHVSSLFQASEPGIFDDDEVLDQQQENPQQNVFEKDASKNNSIGGIEVKTYPEVSAVPRANSHNNFAILIHLKASHTSGGLNSRNQTIFSPSTQNSRAPVDLVTVLDVSGSMAGTKLALLKRAMGFVIQHLGPSDRLSVIAFSSTARRLFPLRRMTETGRQEALQAVNSLTSNGGTNIAEGLRKGAKLIVDRKWKNPVGSIILLSDGQDTYTVSSPSGSHSQTDYKSLIPPSIQRNGGTGLRVPVHTFGFGADHDAASMHSISEISGGTFSFIEAEGVIQDAFALCIGGLLSVVVQEACVKLECAHPNLLINLIKAGSYRTSVTADAKAGSVDVGDLYAEEERDFLVTVNVPVDESCDEMSLLKVRCIYRDPISKGMVSLEEDNEVKIQRATVIGQPIVSMEVDRQRNRLRAAEAMAEARAAAEHGDLTGAVSLLESCRRALSETISARSGDRLCVALCAELKEMQERMANRRVYESSGRAYVLSGLSSHSWQRATARGDSTDSTSLVQAYQTPTMTDMVTRSQTMFFGNPPQRKLRQAQSFPARPHPR, encoded by the exons ATGTTACAAAGAATGATTTGGAATAATGCAAATGTTGtaaagaaagaatttgatatG AAAACCTGTTCGATATGCCTGACATCGATGGAACTAGGGCAAGGCCATGCCATTTTCACAGCAGAATGCTCCCATTCTTTCCACTTTCACTGTATAGCTTCTAATGTAAAACATGGAAATCAGATTTGTCCAGTTTGCAGAGCAAAATGGAAGGAAATACCCTTTCAGAGGCCTGCTTCTCATCTTCCCAATGGAAAATCAAGAATCAATCCAGCAGATTGGCCCCGGGATGACGCCTGGGCTGTTAGACGCCTACCTTCCCCTAGGTTAGATTCAACTAGGCACGTTTCTTCACTATTCCAAGCCTCTGAGCCAGGAATCTTTGATGATGATGAAGTCCTCGATCAGCAGCAAGAGAATCCTCaacaaaatgtttttgaaaaggaTGCTTCGAAGAATAATTCCATTGGAGGAATAGAAGTTAAGACATATCCCGAAGTTTCAGCCGTTCCAAGAGCTAACAGTCACAATAACTTTGCCATACTAATCCATCTCAAGGCTTCCCACACAAGTGGAGGGCTAAATAGCAGAAACCAAACTATATTTTCCCCCTCAACTCAAAATTCTCGTGCCCCAGTTGACCTTGTCACTGTCCTTGATGTTAGTGGTAGCATGGCCGGTACCAAGCTTGCATTGCTAAAACGAGCTATGGGTTTTGTGATACAGCACCTTGGACCCTCCGACCGTCTGTCTGTAATAGCATTCTCTTCCACAGCCCGTCGCCTCTTTCCTCTTCGTCGGATGACTGAGACCGGACGGCAAGAAGCGTTGCAGGCTGTTAACTCTCTTACTTCAAATGGTGGGACAAATATTGCTGAAGGGCTTAGGAAAGGTGCGAAGTTGATAGTAGATCGGAAGTGGAAGAACCCGGTTGGAAGCATCATACTGTTATCGGATGGGCAGGATACTTATACTGTCTCAAGTCCTAGTGGATCTCATTCCCAGACCGATTATAAATCACTTATTCCTCCCTCGATTCAGCGCAATGGTGGGACAGGTCTCCGTGTCCCTGTGCACACCTTCGGGTTTGGTGCAGATCATGATGCTGCTTCAATGCATTCGATTTCTGAAATATCTGGGGGCACCTTTTCTTTCATAGAAGCCGAGGGTGTCATCCAAGATGCTTTTGCTCTATGCATTGGAGGGCTTTTAAGTGTGGTAGTGCAGGAGGCATGCGTTAAACTGGAGTGTGCTCACCCAAACTTGCTAATCAATTTGATAAAGGCTGGGAGTTATCGAACCAGTGTGACGGCTGATGCTAAAGCTGGTTCTGTTGATGTAGGAGACTTGTATGCTGAAGAAGAAAGAGACTTTTTGGTGACAGTCAATGTTCCAGTAGATGAATCCTGTGATGAGATGTCATTGCTGAAGGTTAGATGTATTTACAGAGACCCCATATCAAAGGGAATGGTGTCATTGGAAGAAGACAATGAAGTAAAGATCCAGAGGGCAACAGTAATAGGACAGCCAATAGTGTCAATGGAGGTAGACAGGCAGCGAAACAGGCTCCGCGCTGCAGAGGCAATGGCTGAGGCAAGAGCCGCTGCTGAGCATGGTGATCTAACTGGTGCAGTCTCTCTGCTCGAGAGTTGTCGCAGGGCTTTATCAGAAACAATTTCTGCACGGTCTGGTGACAGGCTATGTGTTGCATTGTGTGCTGAGCTAAAGGAGATGCAAGAAAGAATGGCAAACCGTCGTGTGTATGAGTCATCTGGAAGGGCTTATGTTTTGTCAGGTTTGAGCTCACATTCCTGGCAAAGAGCGACTGCACGAGGCGATTCCACCGATAGTACAAGCCTGGTTCAAGCTTACCAGACCCCTACCATGACAGACATGGTGACTCGTTCCCAGACCATGTTCTTTGGGAACCCACCGCAGCGAAAGCTTCGACAAGCTCAGTCATTCCCAGCCCGTCCACACCCAAGGTAA
- the LOC107958568 gene encoding E3 ubiquitin-protein ligase WAV3 isoform X1 has product MMGSKWRKAKLALGLNMCLYVPHQKLEDSSPSSSIKHHPDTANVPSRFSSDAVPLSPSPNDCRPTTPTPSSSGLRLSKSVPKSSKKTCSICLTSMELGQGHAIFTAECSHSFHFHCIASNVKHGNQICPVCRAKWKEIPFQRPASHLPNGKSRINPADWPRDDAWAVRRLPSPRLDSTRHVSSLFQASEPGIFDDDEVLDQQQENPQQNVFEKDASKNNSIGGIEVKTYPEVSAVPRANSHNNFAILIHLKASHTSGGLNSRNQTIFSPSTQNSRAPVDLVTVLDVSGSMAGTKLALLKRAMGFVIQHLGPSDRLSVIAFSSTARRLFPLRRMTETGRQEALQAVNSLTSNGGTNIAEGLRKGAKLIVDRKWKNPVGSIILLSDGQDTYTVSSPSGSHSQTDYKSLIPPSIQRNGGTGLRVPVHTFGFGADHDAASMHSISEISGGTFSFIEAEGVIQDAFALCIGGLLSVVVQEACVKLECAHPNLLINLIKAGSYRTSVTADAKAGSVDVGDLYAEEERDFLVTVNVPVDESCDEMSLLKVRCIYRDPISKGMVSLEEDNEVKIQRATVIGQPIVSMEVDRQRNRLRAAEAMAEARAAAEHGDLTGAVSLLESCRRALSETISARSGDRLCVALCAELKEMQERMANRRVYESSGRAYVLSGLSSHSWQRATARGDSTDSTSLVQAYQTPTMTDMVTRSQTMFFGNPPQRKLRQAQSFPARPHPR; this is encoded by the exons ATGATGGGGAGTAAATGGAGGAAAGCAAAGTTGGCTCTTGGCTTGAACATGTGTTTGTATGTACCTCACCAAAAACTTGAAGATTCATCACCATCATCGTCCATTAAGCATCACCCTGATACTGCTAATGTTCCTTCAAGGTTTTCTTCAGATGCTGTTCCTCTGTCTCCTTCACCCAACGACTGTCGCCCCACTACTCCTACCCCTTCCTCTTCCGGCCTCCGCCTCTCCAAATCCGTCCCTAAATCTTCCAAG AAAACCTGTTCGATATGCCTGACATCGATGGAACTAGGGCAAGGCCATGCCATTTTCACAGCAGAATGCTCCCATTCTTTCCACTTTCACTGTATAGCTTCTAATGTAAAACATGGAAATCAGATTTGTCCAGTTTGCAGAGCAAAATGGAAGGAAATACCCTTTCAGAGGCCTGCTTCTCATCTTCCCAATGGAAAATCAAGAATCAATCCAGCAGATTGGCCCCGGGATGACGCCTGGGCTGTTAGACGCCTACCTTCCCCTAGGTTAGATTCAACTAGGCACGTTTCTTCACTATTCCAAGCCTCTGAGCCAGGAATCTTTGATGATGATGAAGTCCTCGATCAGCAGCAAGAGAATCCTCaacaaaatgtttttgaaaaggaTGCTTCGAAGAATAATTCCATTGGAGGAATAGAAGTTAAGACATATCCCGAAGTTTCAGCCGTTCCAAGAGCTAACAGTCACAATAACTTTGCCATACTAATCCATCTCAAGGCTTCCCACACAAGTGGAGGGCTAAATAGCAGAAACCAAACTATATTTTCCCCCTCAACTCAAAATTCTCGTGCCCCAGTTGACCTTGTCACTGTCCTTGATGTTAGTGGTAGCATGGCCGGTACCAAGCTTGCATTGCTAAAACGAGCTATGGGTTTTGTGATACAGCACCTTGGACCCTCCGACCGTCTGTCTGTAATAGCATTCTCTTCCACAGCCCGTCGCCTCTTTCCTCTTCGTCGGATGACTGAGACCGGACGGCAAGAAGCGTTGCAGGCTGTTAACTCTCTTACTTCAAATGGTGGGACAAATATTGCTGAAGGGCTTAGGAAAGGTGCGAAGTTGATAGTAGATCGGAAGTGGAAGAACCCGGTTGGAAGCATCATACTGTTATCGGATGGGCAGGATACTTATACTGTCTCAAGTCCTAGTGGATCTCATTCCCAGACCGATTATAAATCACTTATTCCTCCCTCGATTCAGCGCAATGGTGGGACAGGTCTCCGTGTCCCTGTGCACACCTTCGGGTTTGGTGCAGATCATGATGCTGCTTCAATGCATTCGATTTCTGAAATATCTGGGGGCACCTTTTCTTTCATAGAAGCCGAGGGTGTCATCCAAGATGCTTTTGCTCTATGCATTGGAGGGCTTTTAAGTGTGGTAGTGCAGGAGGCATGCGTTAAACTGGAGTGTGCTCACCCAAACTTGCTAATCAATTTGATAAAGGCTGGGAGTTATCGAACCAGTGTGACGGCTGATGCTAAAGCTGGTTCTGTTGATGTAGGAGACTTGTATGCTGAAGAAGAAAGAGACTTTTTGGTGACAGTCAATGTTCCAGTAGATGAATCCTGTGATGAGATGTCATTGCTGAAGGTTAGATGTATTTACAGAGACCCCATATCAAAGGGAATGGTGTCATTGGAAGAAGACAATGAAGTAAAGATCCAGAGGGCAACAGTAATAGGACAGCCAATAGTGTCAATGGAGGTAGACAGGCAGCGAAACAGGCTCCGCGCTGCAGAGGCAATGGCTGAGGCAAGAGCCGCTGCTGAGCATGGTGATCTAACTGGTGCAGTCTCTCTGCTCGAGAGTTGTCGCAGGGCTTTATCAGAAACAATTTCTGCACGGTCTGGTGACAGGCTATGTGTTGCATTGTGTGCTGAGCTAAAGGAGATGCAAGAAAGAATGGCAAACCGTCGTGTGTATGAGTCATCTGGAAGGGCTTATGTTTTGTCAGGTTTGAGCTCACATTCCTGGCAAAGAGCGACTGCACGAGGCGATTCCACCGATAGTACAAGCCTGGTTCAAGCTTACCAGACCCCTACCATGACAGACATGGTGACTCGTTCCCAGACCATGTTCTTTGGGAACCCACCGCAGCGAAAGCTTCGACAAGCTCAGTCATTCCCAGCCCGTCCACACCCAAGGTAA